A portion of the Candidatus Sysuiplasma jiujiangense genome contains these proteins:
- a CDS encoding Rieske (2Fe-2S) protein: MAWQFAANIDEMPATGLFRAEVEGKEILLIRSGEKIFATSLRCTHENDDLSTGTFENGNIVCGFHYATYSPSTGEVLAGPEDGGDARPLQTFNVKIEGSKVLVDV, encoded by the coding sequence ATGGCATGGCAATTTGCAGCAAACATTGATGAGATGCCGGCTACAGGCCTGTTCAGGGCGGAAGTCGAAGGAAAGGAAATACTGCTTATCAGAAGCGGGGAAAAGATATTTGCCACATCGTTGAGATGCACGCATGAAAATGATGATTTGTCGACAGGGACATTTGAAAACGGCAACATAGTGTGTGGTTTCCACTATGCCACGTACAGTCCTTCCACCGGAGAGGTGCTGGCAGGTCCTGAGGATGGCGGCGACGCAAGACCGCTTCAGACATTCAATGTAAAAATTGAAGGTTCAAAAGTACTGGTTGATGTCTGA
- the folE gene encoding GTP cyclohydrolase I FolE, producing MKSSRSQSRIEEAVRTILREIGVDEETEVFRNTPRRVYGMYAELFSGMDNENEPRMTSFKNPGYHDIIAIRDIPFYSMCEHHLLPIFGNVSIAYIPGERIVGLSKIPRTVKYFASRPQVQEKLTSELADFLSRKLNAKGVMVLVTARHMCMEMRGARSHQSETVSSAIRGNFETHPETKEEALRLLVHA from the coding sequence ATGAAGAGTTCCAGATCGCAGTCAAGAATTGAGGAGGCAGTGAGGACTATTCTCAGGGAGATAGGCGTTGATGAGGAGACAGAGGTTTTCAGAAATACGCCGCGGAGAGTTTACGGCATGTATGCAGAGCTCTTTTCAGGGATGGATAATGAAAATGAGCCCAGAATGACGTCTTTCAAAAATCCTGGATACCACGACATAATCGCAATCAGGGACATACCTTTTTACTCGATGTGCGAACATCACCTGCTACCCATATTCGGCAATGTTTCAATAGCTTACATACCTGGAGAGAGAATAGTCGGCCTGTCAAAGATCCCGCGCACAGTGAAGTACTTTGCATCCAGGCCGCAGGTCCAGGAAAAACTCACCAGCGAGCTCGCAGACTTCCTCTCAAGGAAGCTCAACGCGAAAGGCGTGATGGTACTCGTAACCGCTCGACACATGTGCATGGAGATGAGAGGGGCCAGATCCCACCAGTCTGAAACAGTGTCCAGCGCCATAAGGGGAAATTTCGAGACACACCCTGAGACAAAGGAGGAAGCCCTGAGACTCCTTGTGCATGCATGA
- a CDS encoding SDR family oxidoreductase: MRNLSGRTALVTGAARRIGRQISLSLADSGCDVVLHYSRSESEALELKGEIERKGQRAWTVGQTFDAIDSADTLMASVKEKAGDVDILVNSASVFPSKLETSPAVADFESVLSVNALIPWRLSILFSMQTASGDIVNILDSRISGHDIGRPVYYLSKQMLRHVTEETALSLAPSIKVNAVAPGLALPPHGRGIDYFEKLKDEVPLKTYGSPEDVVDAVLFLIRSSFITGQIIYVDGGQHLTARTYGTVH, from the coding sequence ATGAGAAATCTTTCCGGCAGGACAGCTCTGGTCACAGGAGCGGCAAGGAGAATTGGCCGACAGATATCGCTTTCTCTGGCGGATTCGGGCTGCGACGTTGTCCTGCACTACAGCCGTTCCGAGAGTGAGGCTCTGGAACTAAAGGGCGAAATTGAGCGAAAAGGACAGAGAGCATGGACAGTAGGCCAGACGTTTGATGCAATCGATTCAGCCGACACTCTCATGGCAAGCGTAAAGGAGAAGGCAGGCGACGTTGATATACTCGTAAACAGCGCATCGGTATTTCCATCCAAATTGGAGACATCGCCGGCGGTGGCCGATTTTGAATCCGTTTTGAGTGTCAATGCGCTGATACCGTGGAGGCTTTCCATTCTGTTTTCCATGCAGACGGCATCTGGAGACATAGTAAACATACTCGATTCACGTATTTCCGGTCATGACATTGGCAGGCCTGTCTATTATCTCAGCAAGCAGATGCTCCGGCACGTTACAGAAGAAACCGCATTGAGTCTTGCCCCGTCAATCAAGGTTAACGCAGTCGCACCCGGTCTGGCACTTCCTCCTCACGGCAGGGGAATCGACTATTTCGAGAAGCTGAAGGATGAAGTTCCACTGAAGACATACGGAAGTCCCGAAGATGTCGTGGATGCGGTGCTCTTTCTCATCAGGAGCTCGTTCATCACCGGTCAGATAATATATGTGGACGGGGGACAGCACCTTACTGCCAGGACCTACGGCACTGTACATTAG
- a CDS encoding dihydroneopterin aldolase, producing the protein MTDQINFSDDTGKIVISELRLRCIIGINEHERRMKQDVLINIEMWSDFSAAIRTDSIENAVDYKSVTKEIIEKVESSKFFLVESLASMVASICLSHERVLRAVVSVDKPGALRFTRSVGVVLSRTKNG; encoded by the coding sequence ATGACAGACCAGATCAACTTTTCAGACGACACTGGTAAGATAGTAATTTCAGAATTGAGGCTGCGCTGTATAATTGGAATAAACGAGCATGAACGCCGCATGAAGCAGGATGTGCTCATCAATATTGAGATGTGGAGCGATTTTTCGGCTGCCATAAGGACCGATTCCATCGAGAACGCCGTCGATTACAAATCGGTGACAAAGGAGATAATCGAAAAGGTTGAATCGTCAAAGTTTTTCCTTGTTGAGTCGCTTGCATCAATGGTCGCTTCCATATGCCTTTCGCATGAACGCGTTTTAAGAGCGGTTGTTTCAGTGGACAAGCCCGGCGCGCTCCGATTCACGAGAAGCGTAGGTGTTGTCCTTTCGAGAACAAAGAACGGTTAA